In one Stenotrophomonas maltophilia genomic region, the following are encoded:
- a CDS encoding gamma-glutamyl-gamma-aminobutyrate hydrolase family protein yields the protein MRRLPWVGLPTDSTVLGHHRFAVAGEKYVRALAEAAEVTPLVLPSLQPPLPALDWLQGLDGLLLTGAVSNIEPQHYDGGRSWPGNARDPARDANAFALLDEALAMDLPVLAICRGFQELNVALGGSLHPQVHRVPGLADHREDPQAPVDVQYGPSHPVTLVADGWLADWHGEGRVQVNSVHGQGIARLASGLQVEARADDGLVEAARSPRHRFVLGVQWHPEWRVMQAPFYHAIFRAFGQACRQHQQNQLDSR from the coding sequence ATGCGTCGCCTGCCCTGGGTGGGCCTGCCCACCGACAGTACGGTGCTTGGCCATCATCGCTTTGCGGTGGCCGGCGAGAAGTATGTCCGCGCCCTGGCCGAGGCAGCAGAGGTCACGCCGCTGGTGCTGCCCAGCCTGCAGCCGCCGCTGCCGGCGCTCGATTGGCTGCAGGGCCTCGACGGTCTGCTGCTGACCGGTGCGGTCAGCAACATCGAGCCGCAGCATTACGACGGTGGCCGCAGCTGGCCCGGCAATGCGCGTGATCCTGCGCGCGATGCCAATGCCTTCGCACTGCTGGACGAGGCGCTGGCGATGGACCTGCCGGTGCTGGCGATCTGCCGTGGTTTCCAGGAATTGAACGTCGCCCTGGGAGGCAGCCTGCATCCACAGGTCCATCGGGTACCCGGGCTGGCCGATCATCGCGAAGATCCGCAGGCACCCGTGGACGTGCAGTACGGGCCGTCCCACCCGGTCACACTGGTGGCGGATGGGTGGCTGGCGGACTGGCACGGCGAGGGGAGGGTGCAGGTCAATTCGGTGCACGGCCAGGGCATTGCCCGCCTGGCCAGCGGCCTGCAGGTCGAGGCCCGCGCCGATGACGGGCTGGTCGAGGCGGCACGCAGCCCGCGCCACCGCTTCGTGCTCGGCGTACAGTGGCACCCGGAGTGGCGCGTCATGCAGGCGCCGTTCTATCACGCTATTTTCCGTGCGTTCGGCCAAGCTTGCCGGCAGCATCAACAGAACCAACTGGATTCCCGATGA
- a CDS encoding glutamine synthetase family protein → MSSRTRPRKTATPPAPQESSLLRWLKERRITEVECLVPDITGNARGKIIPADKFSHDYGTRLPEGIFATTVTGEFPDDYYELTSPSDSDMMLRPDPDTVRMVPWAADATAQIIHDCYTKNGEPHELAPRNVLRRVLAAYAELGLRPVVAPELEFFLVQKNTDPDFPLLPPAGRSGRPETARQSYSIDAVNEFDPILDLMYDYADAMKLDVDTLIHESGAAQLEVNFTHADAMDLADQVFLFKRTMREAAMRHGVYATFLAKPMENEPGSAMHIHQSLVRVSDGSNVFAGETDAEGEFSPVFGHYLGGLQKYAPQAMAFFAPNVNSYRRLVFGEVSPSNVHWGFDNRTCGLRVPLDTPENMRVESRFAGSDANPYLAMAATLACGLLGIRERLAPDAPVTGSAKELGYNLPRSLGEALDGLERCGELQALLGERFCRAYISVKRKEYETFFRVISSWEREFLLLNV, encoded by the coding sequence ATGAGTTCCCGAACGCGCCCGCGCAAGACGGCAACGCCCCCCGCACCGCAGGAGAGCAGCCTGCTGCGCTGGCTGAAGGAGCGGCGTATCACCGAAGTCGAATGCCTGGTGCCCGACATCACCGGCAACGCGCGCGGCAAGATCATTCCCGCCGATAAGTTCTCGCACGACTACGGTACCCGCCTGCCCGAGGGCATCTTCGCCACGACTGTCACCGGCGAGTTTCCGGATGACTACTACGAACTGACCTCGCCGTCGGACTCGGACATGATGCTGCGCCCGGATCCGGATACCGTGCGCATGGTGCCGTGGGCCGCCGATGCCACCGCGCAGATCATCCATGACTGCTACACCAAGAATGGCGAGCCGCATGAGCTGGCGCCGCGCAATGTGCTGCGTCGCGTGCTGGCGGCCTACGCCGAGCTGGGCCTGCGCCCGGTGGTGGCGCCGGAACTGGAGTTCTTCCTGGTGCAGAAGAACACCGACCCGGATTTCCCGCTGCTGCCGCCTGCCGGCCGCTCCGGTCGCCCGGAAACAGCGCGGCAGTCGTATTCGATCGATGCGGTCAACGAGTTCGACCCCATCCTCGACCTAATGTACGACTACGCCGATGCCATGAAGCTGGACGTGGACACGCTGATCCACGAATCCGGCGCGGCACAGCTGGAAGTCAACTTCACCCACGCCGATGCGATGGATCTGGCCGACCAGGTTTTCCTGTTCAAGCGCACCATGCGCGAGGCGGCGATGCGCCACGGCGTGTACGCCACTTTCCTGGCCAAGCCGATGGAGAACGAACCGGGCAGCGCCATGCACATCCACCAGAGCCTGGTGCGGGTGAGCGATGGCAGCAACGTGTTCGCCGGTGAGACCGATGCCGAAGGCGAGTTCAGCCCGGTGTTCGGCCATTATCTTGGGGGGCTGCAGAAGTATGCGCCGCAGGCGATGGCGTTCTTCGCGCCGAACGTCAATTCCTATCGACGGCTGGTGTTCGGCGAGGTGTCGCCGAGCAACGTGCACTGGGGCTTCGACAACCGCACCTGCGGCCTGCGCGTGCCGCTGGATACACCGGAGAACATGCGGGTGGAGAGCCGATTCGCGGGCTCCGACGCCAATCCCTACCTGGCGATGGCCGCCACCCTGGCCTGTGGCCTGCTCGGCATCCGCGAGCGGCTGGCGCCGGATGCGCCGGTCACCGGCAGCGCCAAGGAGCTGGGCTACAACCTGCCGCGCTCGCTGGGCGAAGCGCTGGACGGGCTTGAGCGCTGCGGCGAACTGCAGGCGCTGCTGGGCGAGCGCTTCTGCCGGGCCTACATCTCGGTCAAGCGCAAGGAGTACGAGACCTTCTTCCGTGTCATCAGCTCGTGGGAGCGCGAGTTCCTGCTGCTGAACGTGTGA